Proteins found in one Triticum aestivum cultivar Chinese Spring chromosome 4D, IWGSC CS RefSeq v2.1, whole genome shotgun sequence genomic segment:
- the LOC123098023 gene encoding protein TPR3 isoform X1, giving the protein MSSLSRELVFLILQFLDEEKFKETVHKLEQESGFYFNMKYFEDEVINGNWDEVERYLGGFTKVDDNRYSMKIFFEIRKQKYLEALDKHDRSKAVEILVKDLKVFASFNEELFKEITQLLTLENFRENEQLSKYGDTKSARAIMLVELKKLIEANPLFRDKLQFPNLKSSRLRTLINQSLNWQHQLCKNPRPNPDIKTLFVDHSCGQPNGARAPSPANNPLLGSIPKPGGFPQLGAHGPFQPAPTPVAPLAGWMSNPPAVTHPAVSGGAIGFGTPTNPAAMLKHPRTPSAANPSMDYPSGDSDHVSKRPRPVGLSEEVNLPVNMMPVTYPQSHSYPQDDFHKAVARTLSQGSAPMSMDFHPVQQTLLLVGTNVGDIGLWDVGTKERLVVRNFKVWELGKCSMALQAALVKDPTVSVNRIIWSPDGTLFGVAYSRHIVQIYSYHGGDDIRQHLEIDAHVGGVNDIAFAHPNKQLCIITCGDDKTIKVWEATSGTKQFTFEGHEAPVYSVCPHYKENIQFIFSTALDGKIKAWLYDNLGSRVDYDAPGHWCTTMAYSADGSRLFSCGTSKDGESHLVEWNESEGAVKRTYQGFRKRSMGVVQFDTTRNRFLAAGDEFVIKIWDMDNTSLLTTIEADGGLPASPRIRFNKEGTLLAVSTVDNGIKVLANADGVRLLRTLENRSFDASRSASETVTKPLINPLTAAAAAAAAAAAATSSGTAAPSSITAMNGDNRSMVDVKPRIADESMDKSKVWKLMEITDTAQCRSLKLGDSIRTAKISRLIYTNSGVAILALASNAVHLLWKWPRNERNSTGKATASVSPQLWQPPSGILMTNDTIDNSPDEAVHCFALSKNDSYVMSASGGKISLFNMMTFKTMTTFMPPPPAATFLAFHPQDNNIIAIGMDDSTIQIYNVRIDEVKSKLRGHSKKITGLAFSNVLNVLVSSGADAQICVWNTDGWERQRSRFLQIPSGRPTSNILDTRVQFHQDQQHCLVVHETQIAIYDASKLEPVKQWPPRETSAPPITHATFSCDSQLIYASFLDATVCIFSASSLRLQCRILPASYLPQNISSNVHPVVVAAHPSEANQFALGLTDGSVYVMEPLESERKWGIPPPAENGSTSNMSTPPNGASSSDQPER; this is encoded by the exons ATGTCTTCTCTCAGCCGGGAGCTCGTCTTCCTCATCCTGCAGTTCCTCGATGAGGAGAAGTTCAAGGAGACCGTCCACAA GCTCGAGCAGGAGTCTGGTTTCTACTTCAACATGAAGTACTTTGAGGACGAGGTGATCAATGGGAATTGGGATGAGGTGGAGCGCTACCTCGGGGGCTTCACCAAAGTCGACGACAACCGCTACTCGATGAAGATATTCTTTGAGATCCGCAAGCAGAAGTATCTCGAGGCCCTCGATAA GCATGATCGGTCCAAGGCGGTTGAAATCTTGGTCAAGGACTTGAAGGTGTTTGCATCCTTTAACGAGGAGCTGTTTAAGGAGATAACACAGCTATTGACTCTGGAGAACTTCAG GGAGAATGAGCAGCTCTCCAAGTATGGTGATACAAAATCTGCAAGAGCAATAATGCTTGTTGAGCTGAAGAAGCTGATCGAAGCTAACCCCTTATTCCGTGATAAGCTCCAGTTTCCCAATCTGAAGAGCTCTAGATTACGGACACTTATCAACCAGAG CTTAAACTGGCAGCACCAGCTTTGCAAAAATCCTAGGCCTAATCCTGACATCAAGACCCTCTTTGTTGATCATTCTTGTGGACAACCAAATGGTGCACGTGCTCCATCACCAGCAAACAATCCACTACTTGGATCTATACCTAAACCTGGTGGTTTCCCCCAATTGGGCGCCCATGGA CCCTTTCAACCTGCACCAACACCCGTCGCACCTCTGGCCGGTTGGATGTCAAACCCTCCAGCAGTAACGCATCCTGCTGTTTCTGGAGGTGCTATTGGATTTGGTACTCCTACGAATCCTG CTGCTATGTTGAAGCATCCTAGGACACCCTCGGCTGCTAACCCTTCTATGGATTATCCATCTGGAGATTCTGATCATGTCAGTAAGAGACCTAGGCCAGTTGGGTTGTCTGAGGAG GTGAATCTTCCGGTGAATATGATGCCAGTAACTTATCCGCAGAGCCATAGCTACCCGCAAGATGATTTCCATAAAGCTGTCGCACGGACATTGAGTCAAGGATCAGCTCCAATGAGCATGGATTTCCATCCAGTTCAACAAACTCTTCTTCTTG TTGGTACCAATGTTGGTGACATTGGATTGTGGGATGTTGGCACCAAGGAGAGACTTGTTGTAAGAAACTTCAAGGTTTGGGAGCTTGGGAAATGTTCTATGGCCCTCCAG GCTGCACTGGTTAAGGATCCTACCGTGTCAGTTAATCGCATAATATGGAGTCCTGATGGAACCTTGTTTG GTGTTGCTTATTCAAGGCATATAGTACAGATTTATTCTTATCATGGTGGCGATGATATTAGGCAACACTTGGAG ATTGATGCACATGTTGGTGGCGTAAATGACATTGCATTCGCCCATCCAAATAAGCAGCTCTGTATAATTACCTGTGGAGACGATAAGACGATAAAG GTGTGGGAGGCCACCAGTGGAACAAAACAATTTACCTTTGAAGGTCATGAAGCTCCTGTCTATTCTGTTTGTCCACATTACAAGGAAAATATTCAG TTCATCTTTTCAACTGCTTTAGATGGAAAGATAAAGGCATGGCTCTATGATAATCTTGGGTCCAGAGTTGACTATGATGCACCAGGTCATTGGTGCACTACGATGGCATATAGTGCGGATGGGTCAAG ATTATTTTCTTGTGGGACCAGCAAGGATGGTGAATCACACCTGGTGGAATGGAATGAGAGTGAAGGTGCGGTGAAGAGAACATACCAGGGATTTCGTAAGCGATCGATGGGTGTTGTACAATTTGATACGACGCGAAATAGGTTTTTGGCTGCTGGAGATGAGTTCGTGATAAAGATTTGGGACATGGACAACACTAGTCTTCTGACTACCATTGAAGCTGATGGTGGCCTACCT GCAAGCCCGCGTATCCGCTTTAACAAGGAGGGTACTCTGTTGGCAGTCTCTACTGTTGATAATGGTATCAAAGTCTTAGCAAATGCTGATGGTGTTCGTTTATTGCGCACACTGGAAAATCGTTCTTTTGATGCTTCTCGTAGTGCATCTGAGACTGTAACAAAG CCTCTTATAAACCCATTGACTGCTGCTGCCGcggcagctgccgccgccgccgctgcaaccAGTTCTGGAACTGCTGCTCCATCATCTATAACTGCAATG AATGGGGACAACAGAAGCATGGTTGATGTAAAACCTAGAATAGCTGATGAGTCAATGGATAAGTCAAAGGTCTGGAAGCTTATGGAGATAACTGATACAGCTCAGTGCAGATCACTAAAACTAGGTGATAGTATTAGGACAGCTAAG ATCTCGAGACTGATCTACACAAATTCAGGTGTTGCTATCTTGGCTTTAGCTTCAAATGCCGTCCATCTACTGTGGAAATGGCCACGTAATGAACGAAATTCAACTGGAAAG GCTACTGCTAGTGTTTCTCCTCAATTATGGCAACCTCCAAGTGGCATTCTCATGACTAATGACACAATTGACAATAGTCCTGATGAGGCCGTTCACTGCTTTGCTTTGTCAAAGAATGATTCATATGTCATGTCAGCTTCAGGAGGGAAAATCTCTCTATTCAACATGATGACTTTTAAG ACGATGACAACGTTTATGCCTCCACCACCAGCAGCTACTTTCCTAGCATTCCATCCTCAAGATAACAACATAATTGCAATTGGAATGGATGATTCAACCATCCAAATTTACAACGTTCGGATTGATGAG GTCAAAAGCAAACTTAGAGGGCACTCTAAGAAAATTACAGGTCTCGCCTTTTCAAATGTGTTAAATGTTTTGGTATCCTCTGGAGCTGATGCACAG ATATGTGTTTGGAACACTGATGGGTGGGAGAGGCAAAGGAGCAGATTTTTGCAGATACCGTCTGGCCGCCCAACGTCCAACATCTTAGACACACGAGTTCAGTTCCACCAAGATCAACAGCATTGTCTTGTTGTCCATGAGACCCAGATTGCCATCTATGATGCCTCAAAACTAGAACCCGTGAAGCAG TGGCCTCCTCGGGAGACCTCTGCTCCTCCAATAACGCATGCTACATTCTCATGTGATAGTCAACTGATTTATGCAAGCTTTCTGGACGCCACTGTCTGCATATTTAGCGCATCAAGTTTGAGACTCCAATGCCGAATTCTTCCAGCTTCTTATCTTCCTCAAAATATCAG TTCAAATGTTCATCCAGTTGTGGTTGCGGCACATCCTTCGGAGGCAAATCAGTTTGCTCTAGGCCTTACTGATGGCAGTGTTTATGTCATGGAACCGTTGGAATCTGAGAGAAAGTGGGGAATTCCTCCACCAGCGGAGAATGGATCGACGAGCAACATGTCCACACCTCCTAATGGAGCTTCGAGTTCTGATCAACCAGAAAGATAA
- the LOC123098023 gene encoding protein TPR3 isoform X2 — translation MSSLSRELVFLILQFLDEEKFKETVHKLEQESGFYFNMKYFEDEVINGNWDEVERYLGGFTKVDDNRYSMKIFFEIRKQKYLEALDKHDRSKAVEILVKDLKVFASFNEELFKEITQLLTLENFRENEQLSKYGDTKSARAIMLVELKKLIEANPLFRDKLQFPNLKSSRLRTLINQSLNWQHQLCKNPRPNPDIKTLFVDHSCGQPNGARAPSPANNPLLGSIPKPGGFPQLGAHGPFQPAPTPVAPLAGWMSNPPAVTHPAVSGGAIGFAAMLKHPRTPSAANPSMDYPSGDSDHVSKRPRPVGLSEEVNLPVNMMPVTYPQSHSYPQDDFHKAVARTLSQGSAPMSMDFHPVQQTLLLVGTNVGDIGLWDVGTKERLVVRNFKVWELGKCSMALQAALVKDPTVSVNRIIWSPDGTLFGVAYSRHIVQIYSYHGGDDIRQHLEIDAHVGGVNDIAFAHPNKQLCIITCGDDKTIKVWEATSGTKQFTFEGHEAPVYSVCPHYKENIQFIFSTALDGKIKAWLYDNLGSRVDYDAPGHWCTTMAYSADGSRLFSCGTSKDGESHLVEWNESEGAVKRTYQGFRKRSMGVVQFDTTRNRFLAAGDEFVIKIWDMDNTSLLTTIEADGGLPASPRIRFNKEGTLLAVSTVDNGIKVLANADGVRLLRTLENRSFDASRSASETVTKPLINPLTAAAAAAAAAAAATSSGTAAPSSITAMNGDNRSMVDVKPRIADESMDKSKVWKLMEITDTAQCRSLKLGDSIRTAKISRLIYTNSGVAILALASNAVHLLWKWPRNERNSTGKATASVSPQLWQPPSGILMTNDTIDNSPDEAVHCFALSKNDSYVMSASGGKISLFNMMTFKTMTTFMPPPPAATFLAFHPQDNNIIAIGMDDSTIQIYNVRIDEVKSKLRGHSKKITGLAFSNVLNVLVSSGADAQICVWNTDGWERQRSRFLQIPSGRPTSNILDTRVQFHQDQQHCLVVHETQIAIYDASKLEPVKQWPPRETSAPPITHATFSCDSQLIYASFLDATVCIFSASSLRLQCRILPASYLPQNISSNVHPVVVAAHPSEANQFALGLTDGSVYVMEPLESERKWGIPPPAENGSTSNMSTPPNGASSSDQPER, via the exons ATGTCTTCTCTCAGCCGGGAGCTCGTCTTCCTCATCCTGCAGTTCCTCGATGAGGAGAAGTTCAAGGAGACCGTCCACAA GCTCGAGCAGGAGTCTGGTTTCTACTTCAACATGAAGTACTTTGAGGACGAGGTGATCAATGGGAATTGGGATGAGGTGGAGCGCTACCTCGGGGGCTTCACCAAAGTCGACGACAACCGCTACTCGATGAAGATATTCTTTGAGATCCGCAAGCAGAAGTATCTCGAGGCCCTCGATAA GCATGATCGGTCCAAGGCGGTTGAAATCTTGGTCAAGGACTTGAAGGTGTTTGCATCCTTTAACGAGGAGCTGTTTAAGGAGATAACACAGCTATTGACTCTGGAGAACTTCAG GGAGAATGAGCAGCTCTCCAAGTATGGTGATACAAAATCTGCAAGAGCAATAATGCTTGTTGAGCTGAAGAAGCTGATCGAAGCTAACCCCTTATTCCGTGATAAGCTCCAGTTTCCCAATCTGAAGAGCTCTAGATTACGGACACTTATCAACCAGAG CTTAAACTGGCAGCACCAGCTTTGCAAAAATCCTAGGCCTAATCCTGACATCAAGACCCTCTTTGTTGATCATTCTTGTGGACAACCAAATGGTGCACGTGCTCCATCACCAGCAAACAATCCACTACTTGGATCTATACCTAAACCTGGTGGTTTCCCCCAATTGGGCGCCCATGGA CCCTTTCAACCTGCACCAACACCCGTCGCACCTCTGGCCGGTTGGATGTCAAACCCTCCAGCAGTAACGCATCCTGCTGTTTCTGGAGGTGCTATTGGATTTG CTGCTATGTTGAAGCATCCTAGGACACCCTCGGCTGCTAACCCTTCTATGGATTATCCATCTGGAGATTCTGATCATGTCAGTAAGAGACCTAGGCCAGTTGGGTTGTCTGAGGAG GTGAATCTTCCGGTGAATATGATGCCAGTAACTTATCCGCAGAGCCATAGCTACCCGCAAGATGATTTCCATAAAGCTGTCGCACGGACATTGAGTCAAGGATCAGCTCCAATGAGCATGGATTTCCATCCAGTTCAACAAACTCTTCTTCTTG TTGGTACCAATGTTGGTGACATTGGATTGTGGGATGTTGGCACCAAGGAGAGACTTGTTGTAAGAAACTTCAAGGTTTGGGAGCTTGGGAAATGTTCTATGGCCCTCCAG GCTGCACTGGTTAAGGATCCTACCGTGTCAGTTAATCGCATAATATGGAGTCCTGATGGAACCTTGTTTG GTGTTGCTTATTCAAGGCATATAGTACAGATTTATTCTTATCATGGTGGCGATGATATTAGGCAACACTTGGAG ATTGATGCACATGTTGGTGGCGTAAATGACATTGCATTCGCCCATCCAAATAAGCAGCTCTGTATAATTACCTGTGGAGACGATAAGACGATAAAG GTGTGGGAGGCCACCAGTGGAACAAAACAATTTACCTTTGAAGGTCATGAAGCTCCTGTCTATTCTGTTTGTCCACATTACAAGGAAAATATTCAG TTCATCTTTTCAACTGCTTTAGATGGAAAGATAAAGGCATGGCTCTATGATAATCTTGGGTCCAGAGTTGACTATGATGCACCAGGTCATTGGTGCACTACGATGGCATATAGTGCGGATGGGTCAAG ATTATTTTCTTGTGGGACCAGCAAGGATGGTGAATCACACCTGGTGGAATGGAATGAGAGTGAAGGTGCGGTGAAGAGAACATACCAGGGATTTCGTAAGCGATCGATGGGTGTTGTACAATTTGATACGACGCGAAATAGGTTTTTGGCTGCTGGAGATGAGTTCGTGATAAAGATTTGGGACATGGACAACACTAGTCTTCTGACTACCATTGAAGCTGATGGTGGCCTACCT GCAAGCCCGCGTATCCGCTTTAACAAGGAGGGTACTCTGTTGGCAGTCTCTACTGTTGATAATGGTATCAAAGTCTTAGCAAATGCTGATGGTGTTCGTTTATTGCGCACACTGGAAAATCGTTCTTTTGATGCTTCTCGTAGTGCATCTGAGACTGTAACAAAG CCTCTTATAAACCCATTGACTGCTGCTGCCGcggcagctgccgccgccgccgctgcaaccAGTTCTGGAACTGCTGCTCCATCATCTATAACTGCAATG AATGGGGACAACAGAAGCATGGTTGATGTAAAACCTAGAATAGCTGATGAGTCAATGGATAAGTCAAAGGTCTGGAAGCTTATGGAGATAACTGATACAGCTCAGTGCAGATCACTAAAACTAGGTGATAGTATTAGGACAGCTAAG ATCTCGAGACTGATCTACACAAATTCAGGTGTTGCTATCTTGGCTTTAGCTTCAAATGCCGTCCATCTACTGTGGAAATGGCCACGTAATGAACGAAATTCAACTGGAAAG GCTACTGCTAGTGTTTCTCCTCAATTATGGCAACCTCCAAGTGGCATTCTCATGACTAATGACACAATTGACAATAGTCCTGATGAGGCCGTTCACTGCTTTGCTTTGTCAAAGAATGATTCATATGTCATGTCAGCTTCAGGAGGGAAAATCTCTCTATTCAACATGATGACTTTTAAG ACGATGACAACGTTTATGCCTCCACCACCAGCAGCTACTTTCCTAGCATTCCATCCTCAAGATAACAACATAATTGCAATTGGAATGGATGATTCAACCATCCAAATTTACAACGTTCGGATTGATGAG GTCAAAAGCAAACTTAGAGGGCACTCTAAGAAAATTACAGGTCTCGCCTTTTCAAATGTGTTAAATGTTTTGGTATCCTCTGGAGCTGATGCACAG ATATGTGTTTGGAACACTGATGGGTGGGAGAGGCAAAGGAGCAGATTTTTGCAGATACCGTCTGGCCGCCCAACGTCCAACATCTTAGACACACGAGTTCAGTTCCACCAAGATCAACAGCATTGTCTTGTTGTCCATGAGACCCAGATTGCCATCTATGATGCCTCAAAACTAGAACCCGTGAAGCAG TGGCCTCCTCGGGAGACCTCTGCTCCTCCAATAACGCATGCTACATTCTCATGTGATAGTCAACTGATTTATGCAAGCTTTCTGGACGCCACTGTCTGCATATTTAGCGCATCAAGTTTGAGACTCCAATGCCGAATTCTTCCAGCTTCTTATCTTCCTCAAAATATCAG TTCAAATGTTCATCCAGTTGTGGTTGCGGCACATCCTTCGGAGGCAAATCAGTTTGCTCTAGGCCTTACTGATGGCAGTGTTTATGTCATGGAACCGTTGGAATCTGAGAGAAAGTGGGGAATTCCTCCACCAGCGGAGAATGGATCGACGAGCAACATGTCCACACCTCCTAATGGAGCTTCGAGTTCTGATCAACCAGAAAGATAA